Proteins from one Salarias fasciatus chromosome 14, fSalaFa1.1, whole genome shotgun sequence genomic window:
- the pid1 gene encoding PTB-containing, cubilin and LRP1-interacting protein, whose amino-acid sequence MWQPASERLQHFQTMLKTKLNVLTLRKEPLPTVIFHEPEAIELCSTTPLAKSRTQAGYKVTYLGKVTISGTQFLSGCTESAVVGLVERRALAQQQGTCPAGNSLLEIRPFQVRLHHLDERGEASVTMDTYQVARIAYCTADHSVRPNVFAWIYREINDDLSFQMDCHAVECESKLEAKKLAHSMMEAFRKTFHSMRSDGRIHKSGSTDDFTEDSSTPEDSTPDDG is encoded by the exons ATGTGGCAACCCGCGTCCGAGCGACTGCAG CACTTTCAGACCATGCTGAAGACCAAGCTAAATGTGCTGACGCTGAGGAAGGAGCCGCTGCCCACGGTGATCTTTCACGAGCCCGAGGCCATCGAGCTGTGCTCCACCACGCCGCTCGCGAAGAGCCGGACCCAAGCTGGATACAAG GTGACCTATCTGGGCAAGGTGACCATCTCTGGGACCCAGTTCCTGTCTGGCTGCACAGAGTCCGCCgtggtggggctggtggagCGCCGAGCGCTGGCCCAGCAGCAGGGCACGTGCCCCGCCGGCAATTCATTGCTGGAGATCCGACCCTTCCAAGTACGTCTTCACCACCTGGACGAGCGAGGCGAGGCGTCGGTAACCATGGACACCTACCAAGTGGCACGCATTGCCTACTGCACGGCCGACCACAGCGTCAGACCCAACGTGTTCGCCTGGATCTACCGGGAGATCAACGACGACCTGTCCTTCCAGATGGACTGCCACGCGGTGGAGTGCGAAAGCAAGCTAGAGGCCAAAAAGCTGGCGCACTCGATGATGGAGGCTTTCCGCAAGACTTTCCACAGCATGCGTAGCGACGGGCGCATCCACAAGAGTGGGTCGACAGACGACTTTACCGAGGACTCGTCCACTCCCGAAGACTCGACTCCGGACGACGGTTGA